In Ostrinia nubilalis chromosome 26, ilOstNubi1.1, whole genome shotgun sequence, one genomic interval encodes:
- the LOC135084677 gene encoding uncharacterized protein LOC135084677 gives MALMVYQKVLEEKITENDEEIFFKPFEETFTILIFSMVFGMIYPSDRMKNWQILGFFGFIILMVPVYSCIFYDLHLAYLERDLDTLFRHLIVIGPFSALYLKWVYMYYYRQKSKYLIEEMNRYLANLNSKPITHKRIAMKWLTRSIFLEKSWAYCLIVGSFSFPVLAICKMTYSTLFDDEPRRYFIHEFRSPQGPGMNYEFPFFEVMFVNTCIASCMYFLNFSGYDGFFVQLILHTCMRMAICGEAVKDSFKIDDKAMRRSALHKVIVEHIAICHFMDNVNYIFVQWMSLLSIALTIHICICIFHLSEGTYQDMEFMFAFTAASIYLCMITTCGGLVEEESENLADAFYQSGWERVLDTHCNYLLVFMIARAQKTFRVRTLFHVHVNHKLLIAIVKMAYTLLTFLKQT, from the exons ATGGCGTTGATGGTTTATCAAAAGGTTTTAGAAGAAAAAATCACTGAGAATG ATGAAGAGATATTCTTCAAACCATTTGAAGAGACATTTACCATTTTGATATTTTCCATGGTCTTTGGGATGATTTACCCCAGCGACAGAATGAAGAACTGGCAGATCTTGGGTTTTT TTGGTTTTATCATCTTAATGGTACCCGTATATTCATGTATCTTTTACGATTTACACTTGGCGTATTTAGAAAGAGACTTGGACACACTATTCCGCCACCTTATAGTCATAGGTCCTTTTTCGGCACTATATCTGAAG TGGGTGTATATGTACTACTACCGACAAAAGAGCAAATATTTGATAGAGGAGATGAATAGATATTTAGCAAATTTGAACTCCAAACCGATAACACACAAGCGCATCGCTATGAAGTGGCTCACCAGATCTATATTTTTGGAAAAGAGCTGGGCGTATTGCTTAATAGTCGGTAGTTTCTCATTCCCAGTGTTGGCTATCTGCAAAATGACGTACAGTACCTTATTTGATGACGAACCTCGTCGGTATTTCATACATGAATTCCGATCGCCCCAAGGTCCAGGAATGAACTACGAATTCCCATTCTTCGAAGTGATGTTTGTTAACACGTGTATAGCCAGTTGCATGTACTTTTTGAACTTTTCTGGTTACGATGGATTTTTTGTTCAGCTTATTCTGCATACATGCATGAGGATGGCTATTTGTGGGGAAGCCGTGAAGgattcctttaaaattgatGATAAGGCAATGAGAAGAAGCGCTCTTCATAAAGTTATTGTTGAGCATATTGCTATTTGCCA CTTTATGGACAACGTAAACTACATATTTGTACAGTGGATGAGTCTTTTGTCTATTGCATTGACAATACACATATGTATATGTATTTTTCATTTGTCAGAG GGAACTTATCAGGACATGGAGTTTATGTTTGCGTTTACTGCCGCTTCGATATACCTGTGCATGATTACAACATGCGGTGGACTTGTTGAAGAGGAG TCAGAAAATTTAGCAGATGCTTTCTACCAAAGCGGCTGGGAACGAGTGTTAGACACCCACTGCAACTATCTACTGGTGTTCATGATAGCCAGAGCACAGAAGACTTTTAGAGTCCGCACCTTATTCCACGTACATGTCAACCACAAGCTTCTTATTGCT ATCGTCAAAATGGCGTATACGCTACTAACTTTtctaaaacaaacataa
- the LOC135084663 gene encoding uncharacterized protein LOC135084663 encodes MALMVYQKVLEEKISENDEEIFFKPFEETFTILIFSMVFGMIYPSDRMKNWQILGFFGFIIIMIPALSAVYYDMYLAYLDRDMDTIFRHLIVIGPFNALYLKWVYMYYYRQQSKDAIEEMNRYFANLNSKPITHKRIAKKWLIRSFFLEKSWAYCLIVGSFSFPVMAICKTTYSTLFDEEPRRYFIHELRSPQGPGMNYEFPFFEVLFVNTCIASCMYFLNFSGYDGFFVQLILHTCMRMAICGEAVKDSFKIDDKAMRRSALHKVIDEHIAICHFMDNINCIFVQWMSLFTVALTIHVCICVFHLSEGTYQDMEFMFAFTAASIYLCMITTCGGLVEEESENLADTFYQSGWERVLDTHCNYLLVFMIARAQKTFRVRTLFHVHVNHELLIAIVKMAYTLLTFLKQT; translated from the exons ATGGCGTTGATGGTTTATCAAAAGGTTTTAGAAGAAAAAATCTCTGAAAATG ATGAAGAGATATTCTTCAAACCATTTGAAGAGACATTTACCATTTTGATATTTTCCATGGTCTTTGGGATGATTTACCCCAGCGACAGAATGAAGAACTGGCAGATCTTGGGTtttt TTGgttttattatcattatgaTACCCGCATTGTCGGCTGTCTATTACGATATGTACTTGGCGTATCTAGACAGAGACATGGACACAATATTCCGCCATCTTATAGTCATAGGTCCGTTTAATGCACTTTATCTAAAG TGGGTGTATATGTACTACTATCGACAACAGAGCAAAGATGCGATAGAGGAGATGAATAGATATTTCGCAAACTTGAACTCCAAACCGATAACACACAAGCGCATCGCTAAGAAGTGGCTCATCAGATCTTTCTTTTTGGAAAAGAGCTGGGCGTATTGCTTAATAGTCGGTAGCTTCTCATTTCCGGTGATGGCTATCTGTAAAACGACGTATAGTACCTTATTTGATGAAGAACCTCGACGGTATTTCATACATGAATTGCGATCGCCCCAAGGTCCAGGAATGAACTACGAATTCCCATTCTTCGAAGTGTTGTTTGTGAACACGTGTATAGCCAGTTGCATGTACTTTTTGAACTTTTCTGGTTACGATGGATTTTTTGTTCAGCTTATTCTGCATACATGCATGAGGATGGCTATTTGTGGGGAAGCCGTGAAGgattcctttaaaattgatGATAAGGCAATGAGAAGAAGCGCTCTTCATAAAGTTATTGATGAGCACATTGCTATTTGTCA CTTTATGGACAACATAAACTGCATATTTGTACAGTGGATGAGTCTTTTTACTGTAGCATTGACTATACACGTATGCATATGTGTTTTTCATTTATCAGAG GGAACTTATCAGGACATGGAGTTTATGTTTGCGTTTACTGCCGCTTCGATATACCTGTGCATGATTACAACATGCGGTGGACTTGTTGAAGAGGAG TCAGAAAATTTAGCAGATACTTTCTACCAAAGCGGCTGGGAACGAGTGTTAGACACCCACTGCAACTATCTACTGGTGTTCATGATCGCCAGAGCACAGAAGACCTTTAGAGTCCGCACCTTATTCCACGTTCATGTCAACCACGAGCTTCTTATTGCT ATTGTCAAAATGGCGTATACGCTTCTAACTTTcctaaaacaaacataa